Proteins from a genomic interval of Chitinophagales bacterium:
- a CDS encoding YfhO family protein, translating into MRAKKSTKNNLRQRGIKKPTGVSVEKFLKPSSNRWKLLLGLLTGLIIITFGSYLSLQYVYIFLDIGNDTNLIFYPNYLYTAEYLRTEGISMWSFSKGLGQGDYGSGLLNNPFNWILYILGGDKLAYGIVYAEALKILSIGILFFLYLRTVGFTRLTCLIGSLLMAFSGYAILGSTWYGHSKFVFEGVFVLLAFELLFKQNKWWLFPISIMFFLGSKLYFIGIFLLLYSLFRFMDTKGWKPQELLQLYLKMGILGLLGLTFTAPFLGSTVYKFLYSPRVAGDVSYVDSLSSTPIFYLETPLHYLTALTRFFSNDLLGTGSNYAGWKNYLEAPEFYCGLLTLLLIPQLFTFLNRRRKILYACFLGFWIWLIVFPYFRYAFYLFVGDYYKNALSLFIPCSFLFVGLSGLNLIHRSGKVNVKVLFATLFVLLLLLHFPYTAAEGIIDKKLQWMITLILMVHTGILYVWQVKKSYRYQLQWVLLLTVCFEVAYLSHFTVNDRTAISSKQLQSRTGYNDYTKDAVKYLKSVDKSFYRIDKTYSCFTRREQENVITIGSPNDAVALNYYGTPSYDSHNHRYYVRFLQETEVIEKGDEIASRWIVGLIAHPFLESLASVKYVLTKPASDNLVDRGVFKKIHQIEDVQIYQNKFNLPMGITYQQFVPVSEYKKLLNSTQKALALLQAVVVEDEDVEKFKALERRSLEDINQTYQINELNSALIANALQINYHDNNRIEGTIGLPKPKMMFFSIPYDVGWSAKVNGKPADLELVNLGFMGLMLPAGNHTIQLSYLPPYFYQGWMVFFLGLGLYIYLMWRVYWQRK; encoded by the coding sequence GTGCGAGCTAAAAAATCAACAAAAAACAACCTTCGTCAAAGAGGTATAAAAAAACCTACTGGGGTAAGTGTAGAAAAGTTTTTGAAACCTTCTAGCAATAGATGGAAACTTTTACTGGGTTTATTAACAGGTTTAATAATCATCACCTTTGGGTCTTATTTAAGCCTTCAATATGTTTACATCTTTTTGGATATAGGCAATGATACCAACCTTATTTTCTATCCCAATTATCTTTACACAGCTGAATATCTTCGAACAGAAGGCATCTCTATGTGGTCTTTTAGCAAGGGACTGGGGCAGGGTGATTATGGCTCGGGATTGCTTAACAATCCTTTTAACTGGATATTATACATTTTAGGCGGTGACAAACTGGCTTATGGAATTGTCTATGCAGAAGCCTTAAAGATTTTGTCCATTGGCATATTGTTCTTTTTATACCTACGCACAGTAGGTTTTACCCGTCTTACTTGTTTGATAGGTAGTTTGCTGATGGCTTTTTCTGGCTATGCTATTTTGGGTAGTACTTGGTATGGTCATTCTAAATTTGTGTTTGAGGGAGTTTTTGTGTTGTTGGCTTTCGAGTTATTGTTCAAACAAAACAAATGGTGGCTTTTCCCCATTTCCATCATGTTTTTTTTAGGCTCAAAGCTTTACTTTATCGGTATATTTTTACTGCTATACAGCTTGTTTCGATTCATGGACACCAAAGGGTGGAAACCACAAGAATTGCTACAACTGTACCTAAAAATGGGCATTTTAGGACTTCTTGGCTTGACTTTTACCGCCCCTTTTTTAGGCTCTACGGTGTATAAATTTTTGTATAGTCCAAGAGTTGCAGGAGATGTATCTTATGTTGATTCTCTATCAAGTACGCCCATTTTTTATTTGGAAACCCCTTTGCACTACTTGACCGCACTGACCCGCTTTTTCTCCAATGATTTGTTGGGAACTGGCTCAAACTATGCAGGTTGGAAAAATTATTTAGAAGCCCCTGAGTTTTATTGTGGCTTGCTTACCCTCTTACTCATTCCCCAGCTTTTCACGTTTCTGAATCGCAGGCGAAAGATTCTATATGCTTGTTTTTTGGGTTTTTGGATTTGGTTGATTGTCTTTCCTTATTTTCGATATGCTTTTTATCTGTTTGTAGGTGATTATTATAAAAATGCCCTTTCCTTGTTCATTCCTTGTTCCTTTTTGTTTGTGGGTTTATCGGGTTTAAATTTGATTCATCGAAGCGGCAAAGTGAATGTGAAAGTGCTGTTCGCCACCTTGTTTGTTTTGCTATTGTTGCTACATTTTCCTTATACTGCTGCTGAAGGTATTATAGATAAAAAGCTGCAATGGATGATAACCTTGATATTGATGGTGCATACAGGCATTTTATATGTTTGGCAAGTCAAAAAATCTTATAGATACCAATTGCAGTGGGTTTTATTGTTGACAGTTTGTTTTGAAGTGGCATATTTATCCCATTTTACGGTGAATGACCGAACAGCTATTTCTTCAAAACAATTGCAATCTCGAACAGGCTACAACGATTATACAAAAGATGCGGTCAAGTATTTAAAATCTGTGGACAAGAGCTTTTATCGAATTGACAAAACATACAGTTGTTTTACCAGACGAGAACAAGAAAACGTCATCACCATTGGAAGTCCAAATGATGCAGTGGCCTTGAATTACTATGGTACTCCGTCTTATGACTCTCACAATCATCGGTACTATGTGCGTTTTTTGCAGGAAACAGAGGTCATTGAAAAAGGAGATGAAATAGCGAGTCGTTGGATTGTAGGTCTGATAGCGCATCCTTTTTTGGAGTCGTTGGCAAGTGTAAAATACGTATTGACCAAGCCTGCTTCCGATAATTTGGTGGATCGAGGCGTCTTCAAAAAGATACATCAGATTGAAGATGTTCAGATATATCAAAACAAATTCAACTTACCGATGGGCATTACCTACCAGCAATTTGTACCTGTTTCCGAATATAAAAAATTACTCAATTCCACACAAAAAGCACTGGCTTTGCTGCAAGCAGTTGTAGTAGAAGATGAGGATGTGGAAAAATTCAAGGCTTTGGAGAGAAGAAGCCTTGAGGATATTAACCAAACTTATCAAATCAATGAGTTAAATAGTGCATTGATTGCTAATGCCCTACAAATCAACTACCATGACAATAATCGTATTGAAGGAACAATTGGTCTGCCTAAACCCAAAATGATGTTTTTTTCTATTCCTTATGATGTGGGTTGGTCTGCAAAGGTAAATGGAAAACCTGCTGACTTAGAATTGGTTAACCTCGGTTTTATGGGTTTGATGTTGCCCGCAGGCAATCATACCATTCAATTGAGTTATTTGCCTCCTTATTTCTATCAAGGCTGGATGGTATTTTTCCTTGGATTGGGTTTGTACATTTATTTGATGTGGAGGGTATATTGGCAGCGTAAATAA
- a CDS encoding sulfotransferase domain-containing protein: protein MKKKGFNIDFIGIGAAKAGTTWVAKMLYAHPQICLSEPKEVHFFNAKRPFIRNQNNDNYQKGLKWYEKHFTHCLSNQIKGEFSTSYLADKEAAQRMKTHFPNVKIIVCLRNPIDRFYSNYNFRKHRLQYEKRNLDLVVNQKDAYVKQGLYYQQLQTYLEHFSMEDIYLIFFEDIKNCPEKILKELYTFLGVDRDFLPEDVYEKKNASKMARLPNVENWIRGLSFLVVSLHLNWLIVLLKKWGFNDWVMKKITKSYTYPPMSQDMREKLKPVFEEDINNLENLLKKDLSHWKK from the coding sequence ATGAAAAAAAAAGGATTTAACATTGATTTTATAGGTATAGGTGCTGCAAAAGCAGGTACTACATGGGTAGCAAAAATGCTCTATGCCCATCCACAAATTTGCCTTTCTGAACCCAAAGAGGTGCATTTTTTCAATGCGAAACGCCCATTTATTCGCAATCAAAATAATGACAATTATCAAAAAGGACTAAAGTGGTATGAAAAACATTTCACTCACTGCTTATCCAATCAAATCAAGGGTGAATTTTCGACTTCTTATTTGGCAGATAAGGAAGCTGCTCAAAGAATGAAGACTCATTTCCCAAATGTCAAAATAATTGTTTGTTTGCGAAACCCCATAGATAGGTTTTACTCTAACTATAATTTTCGCAAACATCGTTTGCAGTATGAAAAAAGGAACTTGGATTTGGTTGTCAATCAAAAAGATGCCTATGTAAAACAAGGTTTGTACTACCAACAACTCCAAACTTATTTAGAGCATTTTTCAATGGAGGATATTTACTTAATCTTTTTTGAAGACATTAAAAACTGTCCAGAAAAAATCTTGAAAGAACTCTACACTTTCTTAGGTGTGGATAGAGATTTTTTACCCGAAGATGTATATGAAAAGAAAAATGCTTCAAAAATGGCTCGTTTGCCAAATGTCGAAAATTGGATTCGAGGACTTAGTTTTTTAGTTGTTTCATTGCATCTAAATTGGTTGATAGTGTTGTTGAAAAAATGGGGCTTCAACGATTGGGTAATGAAAAAGATAACCAAGTCTTACACCTACCCTCCAATGTCACAAGATATGAGAGAAAAACTAAAGCCTGTTTTTGAAGAAGATATCAATAACTTGGAAAATTTATTGAAGAAAGATTTATCTCATTGGAAAAAATAG
- a CDS encoding 3-keto-5-aminohexanoate cleavage protein — MQKLIINFTPTGMIPTKSLTSHVPISPSEIIEQVHEVYEIGITLVHLHARSEDGKPTYKINIYREIVEGIRKYCPDLVLGVSLSGRSNPEFEKRSQVLELQPDMGSLTLSSLNFSTQASMNSPEMIQKLALKMNELGVHPELECFDSGMIHYSKYLIRKGILRPPFYFNLLVGNIFNAQLDLATIGLMVRDLPSNSHWSLAGLGNHQLAANSIAIAAGGGVRVGLEDNIWLDQKRTILATNLELIQRIHSLAAIAERPIMGAKEFGELGFYNSK, encoded by the coding sequence ATGCAAAAACTTATTATCAATTTTACTCCAACAGGGATGATTCCCACCAAATCACTAACATCTCATGTTCCGATTTCTCCGAGTGAAATCATTGAACAAGTCCATGAAGTCTATGAAATAGGCATTACTCTCGTTCATCTTCATGCAAGAAGTGAAGACGGCAAACCTACCTATAAAATTAACATTTACCGAGAGATTGTAGAAGGAATCAGGAAATACTGCCCCGACTTGGTACTCGGTGTTTCGCTTAGTGGTCGAAGCAATCCCGAATTTGAAAAACGCTCACAAGTATTGGAATTGCAGCCCGATATGGGTTCTTTGACGCTCAGTTCTCTCAACTTCTCCACGCAGGCAAGCATGAATTCTCCAGAAATGATTCAAAAATTGGCTTTGAAGATGAATGAGTTGGGCGTTCATCCAGAATTGGAGTGTTTTGACAGCGGTATGATTCATTATAGCAAATACTTGATACGAAAAGGTATTTTACGGCCTCCTTTTTACTTCAATTTGTTGGTCGGCAATATCTTCAATGCTCAGTTGGATTTAGCCACTATTGGATTGATGGTAAGGGATTTGCCTTCAAATAGTCATTGGTCTTTGGCAGGTTTGGGCAATCATCAACTTGCTGCAAATAGCATTGCCATTGCAGCAGGAGGCGGTGTGCGAGTAGGTTTGGAAGACAATATTTGGTTGGATCAAAAACGAACAATTTTGGCAACCAATTTAGAATTGATTCAACGCATTCATAGTTTGGCAGCCATTGCAGAACGCCCTATAATGGGGGCAAAAGAATTTGGAGAATTGGGTTTTTACAACTCGAAGTAA
- a CDS encoding sulfite exporter TauE/SafE family protein: MVQVFNKYKFYLLFVGFVLLLWILNVDFESIDLRISGIMAFASFVAGGSSEGGGAFAFVPMTLWLKVHPVVAKFFSLMIQSVGMTAASIYIFCSKRVQLDINCIFRISIGGLLGALVCIFVLQGVFNAKQLKVFFVSLFLAFAIIISIFKLQNVRLVASVDKWDDYLILPAIGFVGGVVSNWIGNGIDIICYIVLVLYYRMDIRTATSMSIVLMAIQSVISFACFLMLGNLPEEVIGMWMSAVPIVVFGAPFGAYFVTRVSNELIASFLKFVIVLQFIAVYVVLDFSLSLYLLSVGTIVGALFLFFALYIVSPFRMKKAKF; this comes from the coding sequence ATGGTTCAGGTATTCAACAAGTACAAATTCTATCTATTGTTTGTCGGTTTCGTTCTTTTGTTGTGGATTCTCAATGTAGATTTTGAGAGTATAGACCTACGCATTTCTGGCATTATGGCTTTCGCTTCTTTTGTAGCGGGAGGCTCATCGGAAGGAGGAGGCGCTTTTGCTTTTGTGCCGATGACCCTATGGCTAAAGGTACACCCCGTTGTGGCCAAATTTTTCAGCTTGATGATACAATCTGTGGGAATGACAGCAGCGAGTATTTACATTTTTTGCAGCAAAAGAGTGCAGTTAGATATAAACTGTATTTTCCGTATTAGTATCGGTGGATTATTGGGAGCCTTGGTCTGTATTTTTGTACTGCAAGGGGTATTTAATGCAAAGCAGTTAAAAGTATTTTTTGTGAGCCTGTTTTTAGCATTTGCCATCATCATTTCTATCTTCAAATTGCAGAATGTCCGCCTCGTTGCGAGTGTGGATAAATGGGATGATTACCTGATTCTTCCTGCAATCGGATTTGTTGGAGGAGTTGTTTCCAATTGGATAGGAAATGGCATAGATATTATTTGCTACATCGTGTTGGTGTTGTATTATCGGATGGATATCCGAACGGCTACTTCCATGAGTATTGTGCTGATGGCCATACAAAGTGTGATTAGCTTTGCGTGTTTTTTGATGTTGGGCAACTTGCCAGAGGAGGTGATTGGAATGTGGATGAGTGCTGTTCCAATTGTCGTATTTGGAGCACCTTTTGGAGCGTACTTTGTCACAAGGGTTTCCAATGAGTTGATTGCTTCTTTTTTGAAGTTTGTGATTGTTTTACAGTTCATTGCAGTCTATGTAGTGCTTGATTTTTCACTTTCACTGTATCTATTGTCAGTTGGCACCATTGTAGGCGCATTGTTTTTGTTTTTTGCTTTGTATATTGTGTCGCCTTTTAGAATGAAGAAAGCAAAGTTTTAA